One genomic segment of Nitrospira sp. SG-bin1 includes these proteins:
- a CDS encoding addiction module toxin RelE has translation MPVPERPLEWVGSSYKDLMAFPADVRRFFGYALSLAQAGDHHDAAKVLKGFGSAGVREVVEDDRSGTYRAVYTVQFKEAVFVLHCFHKKSTKGIATSKHDLALIRARLKVAEARAKELRYEDTSH, from the coding sequence ATGCCTGTTCCCGAGAGGCCGCTCGAATGGGTTGGCAGTAGCTATAAAGACCTGATGGCGTTCCCGGCCGACGTTCGGCGGTTCTTCGGATATGCGCTGTCGCTCGCTCAGGCTGGTGATCACCATGATGCGGCCAAGGTACTGAAGGGCTTCGGCAGCGCCGGTGTGCGTGAAGTGGTCGAAGACGACAGGAGCGGGACGTACCGTGCCGTGTATACCGTGCAGTTCAAAGAAGCGGTCTTCGTGCTGCATTGCTTTCACAAGAAGAGTACGAAGGGAATCGCCACGTCGAAACACGATCTCGCTCTCATCCGCGCCAGGCTGAAAGTGGCCGAGGCACGCGCGAAGGAGTTACGATATGAAGACACGAGTCATTGA
- a CDS encoding XRE family transcriptional regulator: MKTRVIDGVEVHRGSGNVFADLGLPDADTLQIKAGLVIEIRRALREQGLTQQEAATRMGITQPKVSGMMRGDFSNLSERKLMDCLNRLGYDIEIKIRPASQAVGHVMLTLS; this comes from the coding sequence ATGAAGACACGAGTCATTGATGGAGTGGAAGTGCACCGCGGTTCAGGCAATGTCTTCGCTGACTTAGGCCTGCCAGATGCAGACACGCTGCAGATCAAGGCGGGCCTGGTGATTGAAATCCGCAGGGCGCTTCGTGAACAAGGACTGACCCAGCAAGAAGCTGCGACGCGCATGGGGATCACGCAACCGAAGGTGTCCGGCATGATGCGAGGCGACTTCTCTAATCTGTCCGAACGCAAACTGATGGACTGCCTCAATCGGCTGGGCTACGACATCGAGATTAAGATTCGGCCGGCTTCCCAGGCAGTTGGGCATGTGATGCTGACCCTTTCTTGA
- a CDS encoding TonB-system energizer ExbB, translating to MDALKEIVDYGIIGLLFVLSVWAMAVAFERWQFYRRIDLSHYPNQQLFEIALTKRLVIIGTVAANAPYIGLLGTVLGIMLTFHTMGTSKTIAVSSIMVGLSLALKATAVGLLVAIPCVVMNNALRRRVAELITLYQAHHQHG from the coding sequence ATGGATGCCCTAAAAGAAATCGTCGATTATGGAATTATTGGCCTGTTGTTCGTCTTAAGCGTGTGGGCCATGGCCGTGGCCTTCGAGCGCTGGCAGTTTTACCGACGAATTGATCTTTCTCACTACCCTAATCAACAGCTCTTCGAAATCGCCCTCACCAAACGGTTGGTCATTATCGGGACGGTGGCGGCTAATGCTCCCTACATCGGGCTCTTGGGAACCGTCCTCGGAATTATGCTGACCTTTCATACCATGGGGACTTCCAAGACCATCGCCGTCAGCTCTATCATGGTCGGGTTAAGCCTTGCACTCAAAGCCACTGCCGTAGGGCTGTTGGTAGCTATCCCCTGCGTGGTGATGAACAACGCCCTCCGAAGACGCGTCGCTGAACTCATCACCCTGTATCAAGCGCACCATCAACATGGATGA